The Chitinophaga sp. Cy-1792 genome contains the following window.
GGCAGGAGACGAAAGCTCCTGGGCACTGCTCTCTTACATGGCAAGAATCAACTATGCCTTTGATGAAAGATATATGCTGACACTTACCGCCCGTATGGACGGATCTTCCAGGCTGGCCGCAGGCAACAAATGGCATAGCTATCCCGCTATTTCTGCCGGATGGAATATCAGTAAAGAATCGTTTATGCAGTCCATCGGATGGATATCCAGCCTGAAGCTGAGAGCCGGCTGGGGACAGACATCCAACCAGGCAGTATCTCCGTATTCATCACTAGGCCTTGTTACCAACAATAACTATCTCACCGCACCAGGAAATACCATCCGTTACAACTTCGGACCAACAGTGGTTACAGGTTACCAGGTGGTTTCTCTTCCTAATCCAAACCTGGAGTGGGAATATACACAAACCAGGAACTTTGGTGTAGACTTCGGCTTGCTGGACAACAGACTTTCCGGTTCACTCGAATATTACTATGCCAAAACCAATAATATCCTGTACGGCGTATCGCTGCCACCCACTTCAGGTGTGGCCGGCAACTATACCAGCAACGTAGGAGAGATGGAAAATAAAGGTATGGAGCTGTCACTCTCCTCCGTGAACGTACGTTCCAGAAGCGGCTTCACCTGGACTACAGACCTGAACCTCTATTTCAACAGGAACAAAGTGCTGAAACTCAGCAATGGCGTAACACAGGACATCGCTAACCAGCTCTTCGTGGGATACCCGATGTCTGCCATCTATGACTATAAAAAACTCGGCATCTGGCAAACCAGTGAGGCAGCAGAAGCAGCCAAATATGGTGCTACTCCCGGACAGATCAAACTGGAAGACCACGGCGGCCCTGGCGGCAAGCCAGATGGCGTTATCAGCGAATTATACGACCGCTATGTAATCGGTGATATGGATGCCAGGCTCCAGGGCGGTATGACCAACCGCTTCTCCTATAAGGGGGTAGACCTCAGCTTCACCATGTATGCCCGCTTTGGCGGCCTGCTGGTGAGCCAGGTACATCAATCCAATGCCTCTTACCTGACAGTAATGGACGGTAAAAGAAGTGGTATCAAAGTAGACTACTGGACACCTACCAATCCCAGTAACTGGTTCCCTGAGCCGCAGACGCAGATCAGCAATATCAGTACTGCCTGGACCACCCTCGGCTATTACGATGCAACCTTTCTGAAACTCCGTAGCATCAACCTGGGATATAGCTTCAGCAATGCCATGCTCCAGCGCCTCAAAGCACAGAAACTTCGTTTATACTTCACCGTCGACAACGTGGCCACCCTGTTTTCTCCTTATTTCAAACAGACAGGCATAGATCCGGAAGGTACAGGTACAGGCAGCCAGGGTGTTGGTAACCCGGGTAACCTCCGCAGCAATACCAATGGCAACGGCGCGATCACTATCGGCGTTTCCACACCTCCGTCAAGAACTTACACCTTCGGCGCCAACGTTTCTTTCTAACCGGTAAAACTTGCATCGTATGAAATCATTACATAAAATTATCAGTCTTGTTGCCGGTGGTATCCTGCTATCTACTTCCTCCTGCAATAAAAAACTGGAAGAACATCCATATACTGTCTTTTCTGTCGACTATTTCAAAACCCCTGCGGGTATTAAGAATGCCGTGTACTCACTGTATTCGGGTATGCGTTACGATTACGGCCCGGAAGGTGCTGTAGGTATTGCCGTAGATGGTACAGATGAATTTACCTACGCATCAGAACCGCGCAACGGCTCCGGCGGTACAGGTGATTACCTTACCCTGGGTAACTATTCGCTTGACTTCGCCAATGGTGCCATTCAGACACCATGGAACCGTAACTACTCCAATATCAACCTCGCCAATGCGGTAGTGGAATTTGCGCCGACAGTAGCTTTGTCTGACGTAGACAGAGCAACCGTACTCGGAGAAGCCCGCTTCCTGCGCGCCTTGTATTATATGCTGCTGGTAGAGCAGTTTGGTGCAGTACCCGTAGATTTAGGTAGCGGAGATCTGAAGTTTAACCAGACAGCCTTCCAGGGATTCAATCGTTTGCCCGTTAGCGATATACTCGTGAAAGATTATAAAGTAATTATTGATGACCTGACATTTGCATCCCAGAACCTGCCAGACAAGCGCCCTGCCGGTGAATTCCGCCTCTGCAAGGCTGCCGCTTTTCATATGCTGGCAAAAGCGTATATCCATAAAGGTTATTCCGGCGCCAAAGAAGCTACTGACTTCAGTAAAGCATATACTGCCGCCATGGAAGTGATCAATAATCAATCTAAATATGGCGTGGCGTTACAACAGAATTATGCGGACGTACATAAGCCAGGCAATGATTATAACAGCGAGATTTTGTATTCCGTAGAGCGTATTCCGGGAAACAACATCGCCAATGAAGTAGGTAACCCTACTGGTATTGGTGGTTCCAAGGGAATAGATGCCAATAATGATTTTGTAGGAGATTATACCTCTGTAAAAGCGCCACTGGCTTCTTCTTCCACGCAGCCGGTAGGTACACGTACCACGCAGTATGGCAGGCCTATACGTCGTTTCTGTCCAACCCCATGGCTGTACAATACTGCCTTTGCGGATAAGGATAACGACAGCCGCTATGATGGCACCTTCCGTACCGTGTACGTGGCTTCTCAGACAGGTGGTGGCTTTACTGCCAATACCGATACCGCGTTTATCCTTGCCAAAACCAACCGGATAGCCGACTCACTGAATGGTGTACTACCATTAGGGCCACGACTCAAACCTTACCGCGTGATTGCACCAAGAGAGTTTTATATGATCGGTGGTTCTATCGATCCTGCGGTAACCGCTAACTTCTATCCAAGTTTAAGCAAGTATGAAGATCCTAATAAACTGGCCGCCAATGATGAGGGCGGACGTCCTTTTGTGGTGAGCAAACTGTCGGAAGTATACCTGCTGGCCGCTGAGGCAGCACTGCAGGACAATCATGCCGCAGATGCAGTAACGCTGATCAATGTATTAAAACTCCGTGCAGCATATCGCCCGGGATTGACAACTACAGATATCAATAACCGTTACAATGCCATCAAGGTAAATGATGTGGCAAACATCACACTGGACTTTATCCTGGATGAAAGAACAAGAGAGCTTTGTGGTGAAAGTATGCGCTGGCCTGATCTGGCGGTGCGTGGTAAACTGGTGGAAAGAGTGAAGAAGTTCAATCCTGATGCCGGCAATATCAAAGACTTCCACGTATTGCGTCCTATCCCTAAAGGCCAGCTCGATGCCGTGGCTGATAACAACAAGGCGCAATATCAGAATCCTGGTTATTAATCTTCCTAAACCAACGCTAAATATTATTATATGCCTGGCATACCTAAATATTTTCCTATACTGCTGCTCGCTGCCACTGCGTGCCTGGGCGGCTGCAAAAAAAATGTAGACACAGGTATCCTGTCTACCGGCAACTTTGGCGACACCACTGGCGTGCTGAAAGATGCTGCTACATTCCCTATCGGAACTGCTGTCAATAATGGCCCTATGCAGGATGCGCAATTTCTGGCCATTACAAAAAGGGATTTCAGCTCTGTTACCTTCGGCTATGAAATGAAGCATGGTGCTGTCGTAAAAGATAATGGAACCATCGATTTTACCACACCTGATGCGATGGTGAGTCAGCTGGGTAACATCACCATCTGGGGGCATACACTCTGCTGGCACCAGAACCAGAATGCTACTTACCTGAAAAGCTTTGCCGGTATCGTTATACCTGCGGCCGCAGAACTCTCTACCAACGGTGGTTTTGAGTCGGGGCTCACCGGCTGGTCTGTATTTAACTCTGGTAATCCAAGTGGCTCCGCCACTATCACTGCCACTACTGTAGCGAGTGAAGTACACAGCGGTACCGGCGCCATGAAAGTAGTAAACCCTACTGCCTATCCTGGGAGTCAGTGGCGTGTGCAGGTATCCAGCAGCACATTTGCTACCACACCTGGTAAGAGCTACATCATATCTTATTGGGTGAAGGCCTCATCAGCAGGTGGTTCTATACGTTTGTCCCTGGGAAGCGCTCCTGCTGCTGGTTCTTCACAGTACCAGGGAGATCAGACCATTGGTACCAGCTGGCAGCAGGTCAGCTTTAATTTTACTGCCGCTACAGCTACCAATACCTTTTTGTTTGATATGGGGCAGGCGGCCAATACCTATTATATCGATGACGCCAGCATTAAGGAAGCCATCGCACAGCCAGACCAGTCGCAGATTGCCGTGAAACTGGATACGGCCCTTAAAACCTTCATTACTTCCATGGTGACGCATTATAAATCCAGGGTACATGCCTGGGATGTGGTCAACGAGCCATTTGCAGATAATCCGGTGGCGATACGTACTAACGTCAACACCAGTACGGACGCGAAAGACGTGCTGGTATGGTCTAACTACCTGGGCCGCGATGCAGCCTATAAAGCCTTTAAATACGCAGAGGCAGCAGATCCTGCCGCAGACCTTTTCATCAATGATTATAACCTCGAATCCAACAATGCCAAGCTGGATTCCCTGCTGGCTTTCGTAAAAGAGCTGAAAGCGAGAGGTTGTAAAGTCGATGGTATTGGTACACAGATGCACGTATCCCGTACTTCCAACCTGGGAGGTATTGATAATATGATGCAGAAGCTGGGCGCCAGCGGGCTTAAAATTCGTATATCCGAGCTGGATGTGAAAGCCGTGGCAGGTAGTGCTGCCGGTGGTCCTACACCACAGCTGCTGGCTTATCAGGCAGTAGTTTACAAATATGCGGTAGAGAGCTATATGAAATATATACCGGCAGCACAACGTGCGGGTATTACTATCTGGGGTATCAACGATAAAAACAGCTGGCTCTATAATAATGGCGCCGAATATCCGCTGATATACGATAATAATTATAACAAGAAACCTGCGTACAGTGCTGTATTGCAGGGATTAAAAGGTAAATAAAAAAAGATGTACAGGAATCGCGTTATTTTAATCACTTTACTGAGCTCTTTTTCAGCAGCTGCGTTCGCGCAGCTGCCTGCCTATAAAAATAAGCAGCTGTCGCCGGAGCAGCGGGCCAAAGACCTGCTCCAGCGCATGACATTGGAAGAGAAGGTAATGCAGACACAGTGTCTGTGGTCACAGAAAACAACTATACTGAATGAAAGCGGGGACGACTTCGACGAAGCCAAAGCCGCAGCAGTACTGAAAAATGGAATGGGTGAACTGGCACGCCTCAACGAAAAAGGCGGCCCTAACAGTGGTGGGCGTTATCCTAAAGACCAGGCTGTACTGTACAACAAAATTCAGCATTACTTTATTGATAAAACACGTTTAGGCATTCCTGTTATGATCCATGAAGAATCTTTACATGGACAGGAAACACAGGACGCCACCAACTTCCCGGTGCCTATGGCACTGGCCAGTACCTGGAATGAGCAGCTGCTGGGAGAAGTATACAGCAGCGTTGCTGCGGAAGTGCGTGCCCGTGGCGGACAGCAAGTGCTGGCCCCCGTGGTGGATATCACCCGCGACCCCCGCTGGGGCCGTACAGAAGAGACCTTAGGGGAAGACCCTTACCTGATCTCCAGACTGGCGGTAGCGGAAATAAAAGCCTATCAGGGCGACGGTATTTATCTTGCCAAAGATAAAGTAGCCGCCACCCTTAAACACTTTGGTATACACGGACAAAGTGAAGGTGGCCTGAATGTATCACCCAGTAACATAGATGAAAGAACAGCCAGAGAGGTGTTCTTCAAACCTTTCAAGTTGGCCGTACAGGAAGCAGGCGCCATGAACGTAATGGCCTGCTACAATGAAGTATTCGGACTGCCGGCACATATCAACAGCTTCCTGCTGAAAGATATCCTGCGCAAGGAATGGGGCTTTAAAGGCGTGGTGGTTTCTGACTACTATGCAGTCCGCGATGTACAGACATTGCACAAGATTACACCTTCCCTGGATGAAGCAGGCGTACTGTCGCTCAATGCGGGTGTCGACCTCGAAACACCAGACCCTGACGGATTTAAGCATCTTGCGGCACAGGTAAAAAATGGTAAGGTGAGCATGGCTACCCTCGATGGTGCCGTTATGCGTATCCTGATCAATAAATTCAGGGTAGGCTTGTTTGATGATCCTTATGTAGACCCTGCGGTAGCGGATACATTGGTAGGCAGTCCTGCGAAACGTGCCGTAGCCTATAAAGCGGCCACCGAGAGTATGGTGCTGCTGAAGAATGATCATCAGTTTTTGCCGCTGGATAAAAGCAAAATCAAAACCATTGCCTTCATTGGCCCTAATGCTGATAAATGTCTGCTGGGTGGATATTCCGGTAAACCACGCGTATGTACGTCGCCGTTAGCTGCCCTTAAAGAGCGTTATGGTAATGATATGAAAATCCTGTATGCAGAAGGAGCTACCCTGACCAATATCAATGACTGGGGCGCTGATACAATCGAGCTGGCAGATAAAGCCAAAGCCAGAGAGAAGATAGCAGAAGCCGTAGAAGTGGCAAAGCAGGCGGATGTTGTGGTGCTGTTTGTAGGTGGCAACGAAAGCATGAGTAGAGAAGGATGGGGTAGTAATCACCTGGGAGATCTTCCTACACTGGAATTATTAAACGGGCAGAATGAGCTGATCAGGGCCGTGGTGGCTACAGGAAAACCGGTATGTGCCATGGTGAACAGTGGTCCTCCGCTGAGTATCGGCGCGCTCGTTGGGGAGGTGCCTGCTGTAATGCAGTGCTGGTACCTGGGCCAGGAAGGCGGATATGCAATGGTAGATGCGCTGTTCGGAAAAGTTAATCCAAGTGGTAAACTGCCAATTTCATTTCCACGGACAGCCGGGCATATTCCTGCTTACTACAACTATAAGCCATCGGCCAGAAGAGGCTACAATCTTGGCTTTGACGTGAGCCCGCTGTTTGCATTCGGCCACGGTCTCAGCTATACGACGTTTGAATACAGCAAACCGGTATTGTCTAAAGCGGCAATCAAAGCAGGTGAAAAAGTAAATATCAGGGTGGTGGTAAAAAATACCGGTAAAGTAAGTGGTGCAGAAACAGTACAGCTCTATATCAGGGATGACTATTCTTCTGTTACCAGGCCGGTAAAGGAATTGAAAGGCTTCCATAAGATCTGGCTGAACCCTGGCGAATCGAAGGAAGTGAGCTTCACCATTGATGCAGAGGCGTTGTCGTTCTACAATAAAGACATGAAATGGATAGTAGAACCAGGCACCTTTACCTGTATGGTGGGAACATCTTCCGATAAAACTGATGATGTAGTACTTACTGTTCAATAGATTTTTGCAGATGAGATTAATGGAGAAAACCATGCGTTGGTTTGGACCGCAGGACCCGGTGAGCCTGGATTACATCCGGCAGGCCGGTTGTACAGGTGTTGTCACCGCCCTGCACCAGATTGCCCCCGGCGAAATATGGACTATAACGGAAATAGATACACGAAAAGAGCTGATCCATGCTGCAGGTCTTAGCTGGACGGTAGTAGAGAGTTTACCGGTAAGCGAGGATATCAAACGACAGAGCGGGAATTACCTGCAGCATATAGAAAATTATAAAGAGAGTTTGCGCAACCTGGCAGCATGTGGTATTAAGGTGATTACCTATAACTTCATGCCGGTGCTGGATTGGGTAAGAACAGACATTTCCTGGCGGCTGCCGGATGGCGCTATTGCCCTGCGTTTTGAGAAACTGGCATTTATCGCTTATGATATCTTCCTGTTGCAGCGGCCCATGGCAGATAAAGATTACACGAGGGAAGAGGTGAAGGCGGCGATGGATTTACTGGATGGGCTGGATGAACAACAGCGCAACCGCCTGTTCGATAATTGCATGTTGGGCCTGCCGGGTACCAGCGGCCGATTTACACGAACAGCTGTACTCGACGCATTGGATACCTATAAAGGTATAGATGCAGACAGGCTACGGGAGCATCTCATCTATTTTCTAAAAGCAATTATTCCGGTGGCAACCGCCGGCGGACTAGTGATGGCTATTCATCCTGATGATCCGCCTTTTCCGGTGCTGGGACTGCCAAGGATTATGAGTACAGAGTCCGACATCGTGCGGGTGCTGGCAGCAGTGCCGGCCCTGGCAAACGGGCTGTGCTTCTGTACCGGGTCTTTAGGTGTAAGGCCGGACAACGACCTAACGGGAATGATTACACGTTATGGCGACAGGATACATTTTATTCATCTCCGCAATACACAGTCGGATAGCGGTGGCAATTTCCATGAATCCTGGCATCTGGAAGGCAATACCGATATGGCTGCCGTGGTGAGGTCGCTTTTGCAGCTGATGCAGCATGAGGATAGAAGCATTCCCATGCGGCCAGACCATGGCCACCAGCTGCTCGATGACCAGGCAAAAACCACCTATCCCGGATACTCCGCGATAGGGCGTTTGAAGGGGCTTGCAGAGTTGCGCGGACTGGAATTGGGTATCAGTAAAAGTATTTAACACGTTTAGAACTAAAAGGCTGAGCAATTCACGTTGGGGTAATTCACTTACCCTCGTGCAAATATTGAATTGAGCAGGGGGCGCTGTTGTCCGACAGCGCCCTTTTTTTGTTGGTATCTTTTAGGTAACTTGAGAGGACGGAAACATATTCATCTACCTAAATGATTATCTTATGAATGAACTGGAAGCAAAAGCTGGCATTCAGATAGCCAAACCCATCCACGAAGTGTATAATGCGATCGTTGATCCGGCGCAGATGTCCAACTATTTCATTGCAGAAGGTTCTGCAAAAATGGAAGCCGGGAAAGACATTACCTGGAAGTTCCCTGAATTCCCTGATACATTTACCATCAAAGTACTCGACCTGAAAGAACCTGAAGAAATCATATTTCAATGGGAAGGTTCGCCGGGATATCAGCTGAAAGTGGATATGCGCCTGGAAAAACGTCCCGACAACTCCACCGTCGTAAAAATCACAGAAGGCACCATGCCCAATACCGAAGCCGGTTTGAAGTGGATGCGCAGCAATACCGAAGGCTGGGCCAATTTTCTTGCCTGCCTGAAAGCATGGCTGGAATATAGCGTGCACCTGCGTAAAGGCGCATTTGACTATATGAAGAAGGATTAGAATTTTCTTGTAAATATTATTAAAGGCGTACCAAAATGCATTTTGCTTTTTGGTACGCCTTTTTTACTAAGGCATTGTTAGTATGGTTATCATGTTATTGATAATTATTTAATATTAAATTATAAATAATATATTTATGCAAAGTTTGTAGCCAAAATCTGTATGAAAAACTGACTATACCTATAAAAGAACCTATTAGTTTTGCGTGTGAAGTTATCCTATGCCTGTACCTATAGACTATTAGTATTTACTGTAGGGCTATTGGTTATAAAACCCACGACTGGCCATGCTCAGCGCCTGGATGCAGTTGGAAAAGAGAACCCGGTGAAAGTCAACGGAGGAATCGGATTGGAGCAGGTTGCCTACTTCTCTTCCGGATTGCCGGAAGGCAGGAGAGAGCCGTATAATTTCTTCCTCAACGGAAATATCAATTTCGATATCTACGGATGGGCTATTCCATTTTCATTTTCGTATACAAATCAAAGCAGGGTCGCATTTTCGCAACCTTTCAACCAGTATGGACTAACGCCAACGTATAAATGGATTACGGGGCATCTGGGATATTCCAGTATGAACTTTTCCAGTTATACAATGGCCGGGCATCTGTTTAACGGCGTTGGTGTAGACCTTGCGCCGAAAGGGCGCTTTAAGTTTAGCGCCATGTATGGCCGCCTGCAACAGGCCGTGCAGGAAGATACCACCAGAACAGATATTATTCCTGCGTATAAGCGTATGGGTTATGGCTTCAAAGCCGCTTACGGAGAAGGTAAGGATAATATTGAGCTGATCATGTTTAAGGCCAAGGATGACATTAATTCTATTCCAACCGTTAAAAGTACCCCCACACTCACCCCACAGGACAACCTCGTGATGGGAGTAGCAGGCAGCAAGCAGTTGTTTGGCAGGTTGATCGTAAACGCAGAAATAGCCTGGAGCGCATTAACCAGAGATACCAGGGCCGAAACGGATAGCGCCGGAAAGATTAAGCTACCCACCCTGGGCATGCTTGAAACCAATGCTTCAACTGCTGTATATACAGCCTGGAAATCAGGCCTGACCTATGCCGGGAAGAAATATTCCTTTGGTATCGCCTATGAATGGGTAGCACCGGAATACAAAACATTAGGCGCCTATTACTTTGCCAATGACTTTCAGAATATGACGGGCAACGTGCAGTTTAAAGCATTTAAGGATAAAGTGACTGCCAGCGTAAATGCGGGCTTGCAGCATGATAACCTGAATCATGATAAAATGAGTACCATGAGCCGTTTCGTGGGAGCGGCCAATGTTTCCTGGATAGCTACCAAAAAGATGAATATCAACTTCAGCTATTCCAACTTTCAGTCTTACGTAAATATCAAATCTGACTTCGATTATATCAACCAGGTATCTCCCTATCAAAACCTGGATACATTAAACTATACGCAGATTTCGCGCAATGCCGGTATGAGTATGAACTATGCGCTGTCACGTACGAAAGAGAAGTCATCTATGCTGATGTGCAACTTATCCTATATGCAGAGCATGGATAAACAGGGTGGGGTGAAACAGAATACCGGCGCGGTTTTCTATAACCTTAACAGTGCCTATAGTTTGCAGCTGACACCGCGCAACCTCTCTTTTACCTTTGGCTTCAATGCCAACCGTAATACAGCCATGAACAGGGAGAGTATAACGTTAGGGCCTACACTGGGTGTTAATAAACTATTGTTGGAAAAGAAACTTCGTACTTCTGGTACTATGTCGTGGAACGGTAGTTTCAATAATGGACAGTCCAGTATAAAAGTGCTGACAGCAAGGCTTTCAGGGTCATATGCCATTAAAAAGGTACATAACCTGAACCTGGGCATTACCGGCTTGAACAGGTCGGGCGGCACCAGTACAGCAAATTCAAAAAGTATTTCTGAACTCACTACCACACTGGGGTATAATTATAATTTTTAAAGCATGCCAGCTAGTATTTGCGGCCGTTCGCGTCATTTTTTACTGTTCCTGATAGGTTTGTTCGCTGTATTTACAGCGAAAGGGCAGCAGGCTACTTACCCGGTTATGGTAAACCTGCAGCTGAATCCGCCTTATAGTCTTTATCTGAGCGACTATGCAGCACCGGATATCCAGCGTATGCAGGTACATCTGCTGTTAAAAGATCTGACAGAATCTAATTATAAAGTAAGGCTAAGGATTAAGATAGAAGGACCAGGTATTACCCTGATGAGTAAGACAGGATTTTATGTAGCACCTATCTATATTAATGGTGGAGAGATGATCACCATCAGTGGCCCGGATCTGGCCACCTATCTGAATCCGCAGAACCTGCTGATACAGGGACTTGATAACAGCGCCTTCACCAAAGACGGCGCTAAACTGCCGGAAGGGATTTATAAGTTCACCGTAGAAGTGCTGGACTATGTCCGGAATACCGTAGTGTCTAACCCTGGTGCCGCCATCATATCCAGTTTCCTGAGTTATCCGCCGATTATCAATCTGCCGATGCGCGATACCAAAGTAGACGCTATGGACCCGCAGAATGTAGTGTTTCAGTGGATGCCGCGCTCTACTGCCTCTATCAATGCGGCGTTTAATATGGTATATAAATTCAGGCTGGTAGAACTGGTGCCGGCAAACAGAGATCCCAATGATGCCATGCGCTCACTGCGACCTATATACGAAAATATTGTAGACCAGACCATGTTGGTTTATGGCCCCGGAGAGCCGGCGCTGACGCCAGGAAACAACTATGCCGTGCAGGTACAGGCCATGGAAGTAACCGGCAGGGATATGTTTGTGAATGATGGATATAGTGAAGTAGTAAGATTTACCTATGGAGAGAAGTGCGGCGTACCATCACAGATAGTAGCATTCTTTGCCGGAAAGAATGAGCTGAAGCTCACCTGGGCGGCTAATACCACACAGCAGCAATATACCGTCAGGTATAGAGAAGGAGGGGAGACGCCATCCCAATGGTATGAAGATGTTTGTTACCTGCCACAGATAACGCTTTCAGGATTGAAACCAGGCAAGAAATATGAATATCAGCTGAAAGCCCAGTGCATCTGGGGTTATGGAGATTACTCTCCGGTAGATAGTTTCACTATGCCTAATGAAACGATGACCAAAGGCGACTTTGTATGCGGGAAATCATCAGCAGCATCAAAGATTACCAATACAAAAAATATTGAAGAGTTAAATAAAGGAGATGTTTTTGTTGCAGGTGACTTCAAAATAGAAGTGGATAGTGCCGGACTGGAAGCCAGTGGCTTCTCAGGTAATGGGCATGTAGAAATCCCATTGATGGGATATGTAGTGGTGCGGGTAACATTTAAAAACATCGGTGTTAATACGGATAAGCGGATGTACAGTGGTACAGTAGAACTGGCGAGAGATAGTTATGAGGCCGTGTCTAAGAAACTGCAGGATGAGATAGGTAATTATGTAGATCGCCTGGATGCAATTCTTGCGAATCCAACCGTGGAGAACCTGCTTTCTATTGATGCAGCAGAGGAAATAGCTGTGATAGATCGTATGAAAGGCTGGAATGGGCTGGATCAGAGTGTGCTTGATGCTTTTGATGACATTCGGGCAAAGCTGGAGGAGTTGAAAGCATTTCAGGATGCATTACCTGATATGACACCTGAGCAGCGTCAAACTGCCTTGCAGAAAGTAGTGAGTGACCTGAAGAAAGCAAAAGATCAGCTGAAAACTGCACTGGAAGAGCTGAAGAAGATACTGGCGGAGTTATTTAATCTCTATAAACAGGCCATTAAGAAGTTAAGAAAAGAATATACGGATGAGAAGATACAGACCTGGAGAGATGAAGCTAATAAAGCATCTCAGCAGCAGGATGCACTAAATGAAAATATCCTGCAGGCTGTATTACAGAATGTAAAAAATATTCCTGACGCAGGGGCCGGCAGTGGCAAAACTGCGGTACCGGATGAGGTAGTGATATTTGATGAAGGTTCCCTGGATATTGATGAAAAAGATGAAACACTGAAACTTGTGCTGCAATACAGAGATTTAATTACCCAATTGAATAAAGGTATTGTTTTACAATTGTTAGAGAAGGACCAGGATAATGAAGACCTGAAGCAAAAAGTTTTACTGGGCATCAAGGTAGATAAACAGACGTTCACAGACTATTATAAAACGCAGAAGGCCAAAAATGTGAGCGATGAGGATATGGTGCCTGGTGTGGCAGATGGAGTAATAGATTTGATTATTTCGAAACTAAAGATACTTTCAGCAGCAGCAAAATGAGAAAGATAATTCTGTTAATTGGGCTGATATTCGCAGCCAATGTATGTTTAGCGGTTGCTCCGGCTTTTGATCTGGAGAAAGAAATGGTAGGTAAGATTGCTGCCTATGTTAATGCCATCGTAGAAGAGAATGCCTACAATGATGCGCATAATCAATCTTATCTAAATAGGTATATTATTAGTGTTGATGCCAGCAAATTGCTGGCGGTTGATCCTAATAAATTCCTTTTCCAGGATACTGATTTTGGTAATGAAAGCTATATATCGACCAACGATGAAAAAGAGCTGAACGGAAAATTGTTGACGGCAAAGACTAATACGTCCATTTCTCCGTATCTGTTGATTATTAATAATCTGGCGCTCGTAGATGGTGGCAATATTTATGATGGAATAACCACCAAAGATATATTTGATGAAACTAATTTAAATATTGACAAAGAGAAGTATTATCCACGTTGGGTGGCATTAGAAAAAGAAAAAGCCTTTATTGAGAAACTGAAATCCGAGCTGGGAAATAAGCTGAATAATGCCATGTTTGTTTGCTGGACAAGGTTCAT
Protein-coding sequences here:
- a CDS encoding glycoside hydrolase family 3 N-terminal domain-containing protein encodes the protein MYRNRVILITLLSSFSAAAFAQLPAYKNKQLSPEQRAKDLLQRMTLEEKVMQTQCLWSQKTTILNESGDDFDEAKAAAVLKNGMGELARLNEKGGPNSGGRYPKDQAVLYNKIQHYFIDKTRLGIPVMIHEESLHGQETQDATNFPVPMALASTWNEQLLGEVYSSVAAEVRARGGQQVLAPVVDITRDPRWGRTEETLGEDPYLISRLAVAEIKAYQGDGIYLAKDKVAATLKHFGIHGQSEGGLNVSPSNIDERTAREVFFKPFKLAVQEAGAMNVMACYNEVFGLPAHINSFLLKDILRKEWGFKGVVVSDYYAVRDVQTLHKITPSLDEAGVLSLNAGVDLETPDPDGFKHLAAQVKNGKVSMATLDGAVMRILINKFRVGLFDDPYVDPAVADTLVGSPAKRAVAYKAATESMVLLKNDHQFLPLDKSKIKTIAFIGPNADKCLLGGYSGKPRVCTSPLAALKERYGNDMKILYAEGATLTNINDWGADTIELADKAKAREKIAEAVEVAKQADVVVLFVGGNESMSREGWGSNHLGDLPTLELLNGQNELIRAVVATGKPVCAMVNSGPPLSIGALVGEVPAVMQCWYLGQEGGYAMVDALFGKVNPSGKLPISFPRTAGHIPAYYNYKPSARRGYNLGFDVSPLFAFGHGLSYTTFEYSKPVLSKAAIKAGEKVNIRVVVKNTGKVSGAETVQLYIRDDYSSVTRPVKELKGFHKIWLNPGESKEVSFTIDAEALSFYNKDMKWIVEPGTFTCMVGTSSDKTDDVVLTVQ
- a CDS encoding RagB/SusD family nutrient uptake outer membrane protein, whose translation is MKSLHKIISLVAGGILLSTSSCNKKLEEHPYTVFSVDYFKTPAGIKNAVYSLYSGMRYDYGPEGAVGIAVDGTDEFTYASEPRNGSGGTGDYLTLGNYSLDFANGAIQTPWNRNYSNINLANAVVEFAPTVALSDVDRATVLGEARFLRALYYMLLVEQFGAVPVDLGSGDLKFNQTAFQGFNRLPVSDILVKDYKVIIDDLTFASQNLPDKRPAGEFRLCKAAAFHMLAKAYIHKGYSGAKEATDFSKAYTAAMEVINNQSKYGVALQQNYADVHKPGNDYNSEILYSVERIPGNNIANEVGNPTGIGGSKGIDANNDFVGDYTSVKAPLASSSTQPVGTRTTQYGRPIRRFCPTPWLYNTAFADKDNDSRYDGTFRTVYVASQTGGGFTANTDTAFILAKTNRIADSLNGVLPLGPRLKPYRVIAPREFYMIGGSIDPAVTANFYPSLSKYEDPNKLAANDEGGRPFVVSKLSEVYLLAAEAALQDNHAADAVTLINVLKLRAAYRPGLTTTDINNRYNAIKVNDVANITLDFILDERTRELCGESMRWPDLAVRGKLVERVKKFNPDAGNIKDFHVLRPIPKGQLDAVADNNKAQYQNPGY
- a CDS encoding endo-1,4-beta-xylanase, with protein sequence MPGIPKYFPILLLAATACLGGCKKNVDTGILSTGNFGDTTGVLKDAATFPIGTAVNNGPMQDAQFLAITKRDFSSVTFGYEMKHGAVVKDNGTIDFTTPDAMVSQLGNITIWGHTLCWHQNQNATYLKSFAGIVIPAAAELSTNGGFESGLTGWSVFNSGNPSGSATITATTVASEVHSGTGAMKVVNPTAYPGSQWRVQVSSSTFATTPGKSYIISYWVKASSAGGSIRLSLGSAPAAGSSQYQGDQTIGTSWQQVSFNFTAATATNTFLFDMGQAANTYYIDDASIKEAIAQPDQSQIAVKLDTALKTFITSMVTHYKSRVHAWDVVNEPFADNPVAIRTNVNTSTDAKDVLVWSNYLGRDAAYKAFKYAEAADPAADLFINDYNLESNNAKLDSLLAFVKELKARGCKVDGIGTQMHVSRTSNLGGIDNMMQKLGASGLKIRISELDVKAVAGSAAGGPTPQLLAYQAVVYKYAVESYMKYIPAAQRAGITIWGINDKNSWLYNNGAEYPLIYDNNYNKKPAYSAVLQGLKGK